From the Dermochelys coriacea isolate rDerCor1 chromosome 26, rDerCor1.pri.v4, whole genome shotgun sequence genome, one window contains:
- the ARID5A gene encoding AT-rich interactive domain-containing protein 5A isoform X1 encodes MSLNRKQGRYLRHRALSFKGKRKKKTSTMEAAGPGPVEEADAVKPGPEGSQSTVDPLDQVDSPALKPDSSSEEEQKRLVEEMGDEQASSREKEEEQTFLVNLYKFMKDRHTPIERVPHLGFKQINLWKIYKAVEKLGAYELVTGRRLWKNVYDELGGSPGSTSAATCTRRHYERLVLPYVRHLKGEDDKPLPPAKPRKQYKVSREPRGEQGDDAAEKSKRVKKEKSGDQVLPEKVKPDTSATPKRGREAVTDGPEQSQPGDRAEGLPLSNTKDLAKSQPSMSCHSNCRAHGCSEAYKRLFSSFYFKGNHGIMSPLAKKKLLAQVSKAESLHCHERHLSHCPEGKKSRSAGLPCPSPELDSNRPSVIHQSKEGRSPVPEGDDANDPAQACHPPNKGEGAPCPKGSLSPRGSQIFPRTEDGSSGRHLSPAPAIFTGHFHTYRSEVLKPVSCHPLRGPIEYFRGFKDFPESLSIYQQPGKDLQPANLPRKRQEGTEGCVEQPEDLRSKASQAPPSWSRDSQGPSAFYKGSSAGSRGSPFASVKACWVPPMASFAKASPPLPKNGGLVQPIPQSQVGSPALGPGPRSKRSLEEEGFVHGKKLKAVSPLIKGVEPKDKRGESPSLQQGLAKPQAVVPSPSFPAPLPSAAGQDSYKGTMLRFPVNFGTPADHLKGQSSSLIPSLSVSPFVIPAFPGHLLAASTQSSDLCRPLAASLVHYPTSYDSSLRHRLYPVSTWHNQPTYASPHGTTFHRNNKL; translated from the exons ATGTCTCTGAACAGGAAGCAAGGCAGATACCTGCGTCACAGAG CACTCAGCTTcaaagggaagaggaagaagaagacaTCCACAATGGAGGCTGCTGGGCCAGGGCCTGTGGAAGAGGCTGATGCTGTGAAGCCTGGACCTGAGGGGAGCCAGAGCACTGTGGACCCGCTGGACCAGGTG GACTCGCCAGCGCTGAAGCCAGACAGCAGCTCCGAGGAGGAGCAGAAGAGGCTGGTGGAGGAGATGGGGGATGAGCAGGCATCgagcagggagaaggaagaggagcagACCTTCCTGGTCAATCTCTACAAGTTCATGAAGGACCGTCACACACCCATCGAGAGAGTGCCTCATCTTGGCTTCAAGCAGA TTAACCTGTGGAAGATCTACAAAGCTGTGGAGAAGCTGGGAGCATATGAGTTG GTCACAGGAAGACGCCTCTGGAAGAACGTGTACGAtgagctggggggcagccctGGAAGCACCAGCGCAGCCACCTGCACCCGGAGGCACTACGAGAG GCTGGTCCTCCCATACGTGCGACACCTGAAGGGCGAGGATGAcaagcccctgccccctgccaagCCCCGGAAGCAGTACAAGGTCTCCAGGGAACCCCGTGGGGAGCAGGGCGATGACGCAGCTGAAAAGAGCAAGAGAGTCAAGAAGGAGAAAAGCGGAGACCAG GTTTTGCCTGAGAAGGTGAAGCCGGATACCTCTGCCACTCCCAAACGGGGCAGGGAGGCTGTGACGGATGGCCCCGAGCAGAGCCAACCGGGAGACCGAGCTGAGGGGCTCCCCCTTTCGAATACCAAGGACTTGGCCAAGAGCCAGCCATCCATGAGCTGCCACAGCAACTGCAGGGCCCACGGCTGCTCGGAGGCCTACAAACGGCTCTTTTCCAGCTTTTACTTCAAAGGGAACCATGGCATCATGTCTCCCTTGGCCAAGAAGAAGCTGCTGGCTCAAGTGAGCAAGGCTGAATCCTTGCACTGCCATGAGAGACATCTGAGCCATTGCCCAGAAGGCAAGAAATCCAGGTCTGCAggactcccctgccccagcccagagctcgaCTCCAACAGGCCGTCAGTCATTCATCAGAGCAAAGAGGGAAGGAGCCCTGTGCCAGAGGGGGATGATGCCAATGACCCAGCCCAAGCGTGTCATCCCCCTAACAAAGGGGAGGGGGCACCGTGCCCAAAGGGATCTCTGAGCCCCAGAGGCAGCCAGATATTTCCGAGGACAGAGGATGGGAGTTCAGGGCGCCAcctttcccctgctcctgccatCTTCACTGGCCACTTCCATACATACAGAAGTGAGGTTCTGAAACCTGTGAGCTGCCACCCCCTACGAGGCCCGATCGAGTATTTTCGTGGCTTCAAGGATTTCCCGGAGTCTCTCTCCATCTATCAGCAGCCAGGCAAGGACCTGCAGCCAGCAAACCTCCCTCGGAAGAGGCAGGAGGGTACGGAGGGTTGTGTGGAGCAGCCAGAAGATTTGCGCAGCAAAGCGAGCCAGGCCCCACCCTCCTGGAGCAGAGACAGCCAGGGACCCTCTGCCTTCTATAAAGGCAGCTCTGCGGGGAGCAGAGGCTCTCCCTTTGCCAGTGTGAAAGCCTGCTGGGTCCCACCCATGGCAAGCTTTGCCAAGGCCAGTCCTCCGCTGCCCAAGAATGGCGGGCTTGTCCAGCCCATCCCACAGAGCCAGGTGGGcagccctgccctgggccccGGGCCGAGGAGCAAGCGCAGTCTGGAGGAGGAGGGCTTTGTTCATGGGAAGAAGCTAAAGGCTGTCTCGCCTCTCATCAAGGGAGTGGAGCCAAAGGACAAGCGCGGGGAGTCGCCGAGCCTCCAGCAGGGCCTGGCCAAGCCCCAGGCCGTGGTGCCAAGCCCCAGCTTCCCAGCGCCGCTCCCCTCCGCTGCAGGGCAGGACAGTTACAAAGGGACGATGCTGAGGTTCCCGGTGAATTTTGGCACCCCCGCGGACCATTTAAAGGGCCAGTCATCTTCACTGATTCCTTCGCTCTCTGTCAGCCCATTTGTCATCCCTGCATTTCCAGGCCACTTATTAGCTGCCTCTACTCAATCCTCAGACCTCTGCCGGCCGCTGGCTGCCAGCCTAGTGCACTACCCTACGTCTTACGACAGCTCGCTGCGGCACAGGCTGTACCCTGTTTCGACGTGGCACAATCAGCCAACATACGCCTCCCCTCACGGGACCACCTTTCACCGGAACAACAAGCTGTAG
- the ARID5A gene encoding AT-rich interactive domain-containing protein 5A isoform X3, whose translation MALSFKGKRKKKTSTMEAAGPGPVEEADAVKPGPEGSQSTVDPLDQVDSPALKPDSSSEEEQKRLVEEMGDEQASSREKEEEQTFLVNLYKFMKDRHTPIERVPHLGFKQINLWKIYKAVEKLGAYELVTGRRLWKNVYDELGGSPGSTSAATCTRRHYERLVLPYVRHLKGEDDKPLPPAKPRKQYKVSREPRGEQGDDAAEKSKRVKKEKSGDQVLPEKVKPDTSATPKRGREAVTDGPEQSQPGDRAEGLPLSNTKDLAKSQPSMSCHSNCRAHGCSEAYKRLFSSFYFKGNHGIMSPLAKKKLLAQVSKAESLHCHERHLSHCPEGKKSRSAGLPCPSPELDSNRPSVIHQSKEGRSPVPEGDDANDPAQACHPPNKGEGAPCPKGSLSPRGSQIFPRTEDGSSGRHLSPAPAIFTGHFHTYRSEVLKPVSCHPLRGPIEYFRGFKDFPESLSIYQQPGKDLQPANLPRKRQEGTEGCVEQPEDLRSKASQAPPSWSRDSQGPSAFYKGSSAGSRGSPFASVKACWVPPMASFAKASPPLPKNGGLVQPIPQSQVGSPALGPGPRSKRSLEEEGFVHGKKLKAVSPLIKGVEPKDKRGESPSLQQGLAKPQAVVPSPSFPAPLPSAAGQDSYKGTMLRFPVNFGTPADHLKGQSSSLIPSLSVSPFVIPAFPGHLLAASTQSSDLCRPLAASLVHYPTSYDSSLRHRLYPVSTWHNQPTYASPHGTTFHRNNKL comes from the exons CACTCAGCTTcaaagggaagaggaagaagaagacaTCCACAATGGAGGCTGCTGGGCCAGGGCCTGTGGAAGAGGCTGATGCTGTGAAGCCTGGACCTGAGGGGAGCCAGAGCACTGTGGACCCGCTGGACCAGGTG GACTCGCCAGCGCTGAAGCCAGACAGCAGCTCCGAGGAGGAGCAGAAGAGGCTGGTGGAGGAGATGGGGGATGAGCAGGCATCgagcagggagaaggaagaggagcagACCTTCCTGGTCAATCTCTACAAGTTCATGAAGGACCGTCACACACCCATCGAGAGAGTGCCTCATCTTGGCTTCAAGCAGA TTAACCTGTGGAAGATCTACAAAGCTGTGGAGAAGCTGGGAGCATATGAGTTG GTCACAGGAAGACGCCTCTGGAAGAACGTGTACGAtgagctggggggcagccctGGAAGCACCAGCGCAGCCACCTGCACCCGGAGGCACTACGAGAG GCTGGTCCTCCCATACGTGCGACACCTGAAGGGCGAGGATGAcaagcccctgccccctgccaagCCCCGGAAGCAGTACAAGGTCTCCAGGGAACCCCGTGGGGAGCAGGGCGATGACGCAGCTGAAAAGAGCAAGAGAGTCAAGAAGGAGAAAAGCGGAGACCAG GTTTTGCCTGAGAAGGTGAAGCCGGATACCTCTGCCACTCCCAAACGGGGCAGGGAGGCTGTGACGGATGGCCCCGAGCAGAGCCAACCGGGAGACCGAGCTGAGGGGCTCCCCCTTTCGAATACCAAGGACTTGGCCAAGAGCCAGCCATCCATGAGCTGCCACAGCAACTGCAGGGCCCACGGCTGCTCGGAGGCCTACAAACGGCTCTTTTCCAGCTTTTACTTCAAAGGGAACCATGGCATCATGTCTCCCTTGGCCAAGAAGAAGCTGCTGGCTCAAGTGAGCAAGGCTGAATCCTTGCACTGCCATGAGAGACATCTGAGCCATTGCCCAGAAGGCAAGAAATCCAGGTCTGCAggactcccctgccccagcccagagctcgaCTCCAACAGGCCGTCAGTCATTCATCAGAGCAAAGAGGGAAGGAGCCCTGTGCCAGAGGGGGATGATGCCAATGACCCAGCCCAAGCGTGTCATCCCCCTAACAAAGGGGAGGGGGCACCGTGCCCAAAGGGATCTCTGAGCCCCAGAGGCAGCCAGATATTTCCGAGGACAGAGGATGGGAGTTCAGGGCGCCAcctttcccctgctcctgccatCTTCACTGGCCACTTCCATACATACAGAAGTGAGGTTCTGAAACCTGTGAGCTGCCACCCCCTACGAGGCCCGATCGAGTATTTTCGTGGCTTCAAGGATTTCCCGGAGTCTCTCTCCATCTATCAGCAGCCAGGCAAGGACCTGCAGCCAGCAAACCTCCCTCGGAAGAGGCAGGAGGGTACGGAGGGTTGTGTGGAGCAGCCAGAAGATTTGCGCAGCAAAGCGAGCCAGGCCCCACCCTCCTGGAGCAGAGACAGCCAGGGACCCTCTGCCTTCTATAAAGGCAGCTCTGCGGGGAGCAGAGGCTCTCCCTTTGCCAGTGTGAAAGCCTGCTGGGTCCCACCCATGGCAAGCTTTGCCAAGGCCAGTCCTCCGCTGCCCAAGAATGGCGGGCTTGTCCAGCCCATCCCACAGAGCCAGGTGGGcagccctgccctgggccccGGGCCGAGGAGCAAGCGCAGTCTGGAGGAGGAGGGCTTTGTTCATGGGAAGAAGCTAAAGGCTGTCTCGCCTCTCATCAAGGGAGTGGAGCCAAAGGACAAGCGCGGGGAGTCGCCGAGCCTCCAGCAGGGCCTGGCCAAGCCCCAGGCCGTGGTGCCAAGCCCCAGCTTCCCAGCGCCGCTCCCCTCCGCTGCAGGGCAGGACAGTTACAAAGGGACGATGCTGAGGTTCCCGGTGAATTTTGGCACCCCCGCGGACCATTTAAAGGGCCAGTCATCTTCACTGATTCCTTCGCTCTCTGTCAGCCCATTTGTCATCCCTGCATTTCCAGGCCACTTATTAGCTGCCTCTACTCAATCCTCAGACCTCTGCCGGCCGCTGGCTGCCAGCCTAGTGCACTACCCTACGTCTTACGACAGCTCGCTGCGGCACAGGCTGTACCCTGTTTCGACGTGGCACAATCAGCCAACATACGCCTCCCCTCACGGGACCACCTTTCACCGGAACAACAAGCTGTAG
- the ARID5A gene encoding AT-rich interactive domain-containing protein 5A isoform X2: MLTAPPSEPRNALSFKGKRKKKTSTMEAAGPGPVEEADAVKPGPEGSQSTVDPLDQVDSPALKPDSSSEEEQKRLVEEMGDEQASSREKEEEQTFLVNLYKFMKDRHTPIERVPHLGFKQINLWKIYKAVEKLGAYELVTGRRLWKNVYDELGGSPGSTSAATCTRRHYERLVLPYVRHLKGEDDKPLPPAKPRKQYKVSREPRGEQGDDAAEKSKRVKKEKSGDQVLPEKVKPDTSATPKRGREAVTDGPEQSQPGDRAEGLPLSNTKDLAKSQPSMSCHSNCRAHGCSEAYKRLFSSFYFKGNHGIMSPLAKKKLLAQVSKAESLHCHERHLSHCPEGKKSRSAGLPCPSPELDSNRPSVIHQSKEGRSPVPEGDDANDPAQACHPPNKGEGAPCPKGSLSPRGSQIFPRTEDGSSGRHLSPAPAIFTGHFHTYRSEVLKPVSCHPLRGPIEYFRGFKDFPESLSIYQQPGKDLQPANLPRKRQEGTEGCVEQPEDLRSKASQAPPSWSRDSQGPSAFYKGSSAGSRGSPFASVKACWVPPMASFAKASPPLPKNGGLVQPIPQSQVGSPALGPGPRSKRSLEEEGFVHGKKLKAVSPLIKGVEPKDKRGESPSLQQGLAKPQAVVPSPSFPAPLPSAAGQDSYKGTMLRFPVNFGTPADHLKGQSSSLIPSLSVSPFVIPAFPGHLLAASTQSSDLCRPLAASLVHYPTSYDSSLRHRLYPVSTWHNQPTYASPHGTTFHRNNKL; the protein is encoded by the exons ATGCTCACGGCCCCTCCTTCCGAGCCAAGAAATG CACTCAGCTTcaaagggaagaggaagaagaagacaTCCACAATGGAGGCTGCTGGGCCAGGGCCTGTGGAAGAGGCTGATGCTGTGAAGCCTGGACCTGAGGGGAGCCAGAGCACTGTGGACCCGCTGGACCAGGTG GACTCGCCAGCGCTGAAGCCAGACAGCAGCTCCGAGGAGGAGCAGAAGAGGCTGGTGGAGGAGATGGGGGATGAGCAGGCATCgagcagggagaaggaagaggagcagACCTTCCTGGTCAATCTCTACAAGTTCATGAAGGACCGTCACACACCCATCGAGAGAGTGCCTCATCTTGGCTTCAAGCAGA TTAACCTGTGGAAGATCTACAAAGCTGTGGAGAAGCTGGGAGCATATGAGTTG GTCACAGGAAGACGCCTCTGGAAGAACGTGTACGAtgagctggggggcagccctGGAAGCACCAGCGCAGCCACCTGCACCCGGAGGCACTACGAGAG GCTGGTCCTCCCATACGTGCGACACCTGAAGGGCGAGGATGAcaagcccctgccccctgccaagCCCCGGAAGCAGTACAAGGTCTCCAGGGAACCCCGTGGGGAGCAGGGCGATGACGCAGCTGAAAAGAGCAAGAGAGTCAAGAAGGAGAAAAGCGGAGACCAG GTTTTGCCTGAGAAGGTGAAGCCGGATACCTCTGCCACTCCCAAACGGGGCAGGGAGGCTGTGACGGATGGCCCCGAGCAGAGCCAACCGGGAGACCGAGCTGAGGGGCTCCCCCTTTCGAATACCAAGGACTTGGCCAAGAGCCAGCCATCCATGAGCTGCCACAGCAACTGCAGGGCCCACGGCTGCTCGGAGGCCTACAAACGGCTCTTTTCCAGCTTTTACTTCAAAGGGAACCATGGCATCATGTCTCCCTTGGCCAAGAAGAAGCTGCTGGCTCAAGTGAGCAAGGCTGAATCCTTGCACTGCCATGAGAGACATCTGAGCCATTGCCCAGAAGGCAAGAAATCCAGGTCTGCAggactcccctgccccagcccagagctcgaCTCCAACAGGCCGTCAGTCATTCATCAGAGCAAAGAGGGAAGGAGCCCTGTGCCAGAGGGGGATGATGCCAATGACCCAGCCCAAGCGTGTCATCCCCCTAACAAAGGGGAGGGGGCACCGTGCCCAAAGGGATCTCTGAGCCCCAGAGGCAGCCAGATATTTCCGAGGACAGAGGATGGGAGTTCAGGGCGCCAcctttcccctgctcctgccatCTTCACTGGCCACTTCCATACATACAGAAGTGAGGTTCTGAAACCTGTGAGCTGCCACCCCCTACGAGGCCCGATCGAGTATTTTCGTGGCTTCAAGGATTTCCCGGAGTCTCTCTCCATCTATCAGCAGCCAGGCAAGGACCTGCAGCCAGCAAACCTCCCTCGGAAGAGGCAGGAGGGTACGGAGGGTTGTGTGGAGCAGCCAGAAGATTTGCGCAGCAAAGCGAGCCAGGCCCCACCCTCCTGGAGCAGAGACAGCCAGGGACCCTCTGCCTTCTATAAAGGCAGCTCTGCGGGGAGCAGAGGCTCTCCCTTTGCCAGTGTGAAAGCCTGCTGGGTCCCACCCATGGCAAGCTTTGCCAAGGCCAGTCCTCCGCTGCCCAAGAATGGCGGGCTTGTCCAGCCCATCCCACAGAGCCAGGTGGGcagccctgccctgggccccGGGCCGAGGAGCAAGCGCAGTCTGGAGGAGGAGGGCTTTGTTCATGGGAAGAAGCTAAAGGCTGTCTCGCCTCTCATCAAGGGAGTGGAGCCAAAGGACAAGCGCGGGGAGTCGCCGAGCCTCCAGCAGGGCCTGGCCAAGCCCCAGGCCGTGGTGCCAAGCCCCAGCTTCCCAGCGCCGCTCCCCTCCGCTGCAGGGCAGGACAGTTACAAAGGGACGATGCTGAGGTTCCCGGTGAATTTTGGCACCCCCGCGGACCATTTAAAGGGCCAGTCATCTTCACTGATTCCTTCGCTCTCTGTCAGCCCATTTGTCATCCCTGCATTTCCAGGCCACTTATTAGCTGCCTCTACTCAATCCTCAGACCTCTGCCGGCCGCTGGCTGCCAGCCTAGTGCACTACCCTACGTCTTACGACAGCTCGCTGCGGCACAGGCTGTACCCTGTTTCGACGTGGCACAATCAGCCAACATACGCCTCCCCTCACGGGACCACCTTTCACCGGAACAACAAGCTGTAG